The proteins below come from a single Hyperolius riggenbachi isolate aHypRig1 chromosome 8, aHypRig1.pri, whole genome shotgun sequence genomic window:
- the LOC137528338 gene encoding thymosin beta-4 has protein sequence MSDKPDMAEIEKFDKGKLKKTETQEKNPLPSKETIEQEKQQTES, from the coding sequence ATGTCTGACAAACCAGATATGGCTGAGATTGAGAAATTTGATAAGGGTAAGCTGAAGAAGAcggaaacacaggagaaaaacccCCTCCCATCTAAAGAAACAATTGAACAAGAGAAGCAACAGACTGAATCCTAA